From Deltaproteobacteria bacterium, a single genomic window includes:
- a CDS encoding efflux RND transporter periplasmic adaptor subunit, translated as MKYPIRNISLKNRGLVMVGVVILAFVLGYAFRNVTSGVQAKQDNRPLSETTAEETPGVRTVYVCSMSCLPPANEPGNCPVCGMKLIPMLLGDKEEQDKAKLVLGEEAIRRAEVRIQPVERKFVSAEVRMFGQIEYDPAHMSYVSAFMPGVIDRVYVKRAGQTVRWHDRLFDLYSSDLYFTQQELVSVMKTIPSFLAFQAKTPYTARKALTQSRSTGEGAKADSPEYKEAMDKLAAIRHKLHILGLPKADIDELMKLGEPTGIAGVYATKAGVVIEQNAYEGAFVNTGTPIFTIGDPRYVWARLDAYESDFPWLHREQKVEFETDAYPGVTFTGKIVFIDPTFDPNKRTFKIGALYPDEERKLRPNMLVRAKAYAELTADGKVRTDFTGDDEAPLVIPASAPLITGERAIVYVAVPGENITFEGREVVLGCKAKDYYLVREGLEEGELVVVNGNFKLDSAMQILAKPSMMNSHRADAESDPRP; from the coding sequence ATGAAATATCCCATCCGGAACATCAGCCTCAAAAACCGAGGTCTGGTGATGGTTGGGGTCGTGATACTGGCGTTCGTATTGGGTTACGCGTTCAGGAATGTGACTTCCGGGGTTCAGGCGAAACAGGATAACCGGCCGCTTTCGGAGACCACAGCCGAAGAAACACCAGGAGTGAGGACGGTGTACGTATGCTCGATGAGCTGTTTGCCACCCGCGAATGAGCCCGGGAATTGCCCGGTGTGCGGTATGAAGTTGATCCCTATGCTGCTGGGGGACAAGGAGGAGCAGGATAAGGCGAAGCTGGTGTTGGGAGAGGAGGCTATTAGACGGGCTGAAGTGCGTATTCAGCCTGTCGAACGGAAGTTTGTTTCGGCGGAGGTCCGGATGTTCGGACAGATCGAATATGATCCCGCGCACATGAGCTACGTATCGGCTTTCATGCCCGGCGTCATAGATCGCGTTTACGTGAAACGGGCCGGGCAGACGGTGCGCTGGCACGACCGCCTTTTCGATCTCTACTCGTCGGATCTGTATTTTACCCAGCAGGAACTGGTGAGCGTCATGAAGACGATTCCCAGTTTTCTTGCGTTTCAGGCCAAGACGCCGTACACCGCCAGGAAAGCCCTGACTCAATCCAGAAGCACGGGAGAAGGCGCGAAGGCCGATTCCCCCGAATACAAGGAAGCCATGGATAAACTGGCCGCTATCCGGCACAAGCTACATATACTCGGATTGCCTAAAGCGGATATCGACGAGCTGATGAAACTGGGAGAGCCTACGGGGATCGCCGGCGTATACGCGACAAAAGCCGGGGTGGTCATCGAGCAGAACGCATATGAAGGCGCCTTTGTGAACACGGGGACTCCCATTTTTACCATCGGAGACCCCCGATATGTGTGGGCGAGACTGGACGCTTACGAATCGGATTTTCCGTGGCTGCACAGGGAGCAAAAGGTGGAATTCGAGACGGACGCGTATCCCGGTGTCACGTTTACAGGCAAGATCGTATTCATCGATCCGACCTTCGATCCGAATAAACGGACGTTCAAAATCGGCGCCCTGTATCCGGACGAGGAACGAAAATTGAGGCCGAATATGCTCGTGCGGGCCAAAGCATACGCGGAGTTGACGGCGGACGGCAAGGTCAGAACCGATTTCACGGGAGACGATGAGGCTCCCTTGGTGATTCCTGCTTCGGCGCCGTTGATCACCGGGGAAAGAGCCATTGTGTACGTGGCCGTGCCCGGAGAAAACATCACCTTCGAGGGACGCGAAGTGGTTCTGGGCTGCAAGGCGAAGGACTATTATCTGGTCCGCGAGGGGCTCGAAGAGGGAGAACTCGTGGTGGTC
- a CDS encoding ABC transporter ATP-binding protein — MIELQEVSKTYSAGRRNEFRALRGVTLALNTNEITVIRGPSGSGKTTLLSIIGCMTRPTSGRVHVSGTEVTSLPERFLSEIRRKTFGFIFQMFNLIRGISVVENVMIPAYPIGARHGLIKKKAEGLLEQLKIASKANEPTEHLSGGEKQRVAIARALINDPEVIIADEPTAHLDTALGEEFMSIISGLCSKGRTVLMASHDPLVFGSSIVHRVIDIRDGMISRER; from the coding sequence ATGATCGAACTGCAGGAAGTCAGCAAGACATACAGCGCCGGGCGGCGGAACGAATTCAGAGCGCTTCGGGGAGTCACGCTGGCCCTGAACACGAATGAGATCACCGTCATTCGAGGTCCCAGCGGCTCGGGGAAGACCACGCTTCTGAGCATCATCGGCTGCATGACCCGGCCTACATCGGGCAGGGTCCATGTATCGGGAACGGAAGTGACCAGTCTGCCGGAGCGATTCCTGTCCGAGATCCGGAGAAAGACATTCGGCTTCATATTCCAGATGTTCAACCTGATCCGAGGCATATCCGTCGTTGAAAACGTAATGATCCCCGCCTATCCCATCGGCGCAAGACACGGGTTGATTAAGAAGAAGGCCGAAGGGCTCCTGGAACAGTTGAAAATAGCCTCAAAGGCGAATGAGCCGACGGAGCATCTTTCGGGGGGGGAAAAGCAGCGAGTGGCCATCGCCAGAGCGCTGATCAACGATCCCGAGGTCATCATTGCCGACGAACCGACGGCTCATCTGGATACCGCTCTTGGAGAAGAGTTTATGTCCATCATTTCAGGACTTTGCAGTAAGGGAAGAACCGTGCTCATGGCCAGTCACGATCCTCTGGTGTTTGGTTCGAGTATCGTTCACCGCGTGATCGATATCAGGGATGGAATGATAAGCCGGGAGCGTTGA
- a CDS encoding ABC transporter permease has translation MRWLERQRNFLEFTLSSLLRRKWKNASLALVYALIVFLLSSVVFLANALRKEALSLLKDAPEMIVQRMVAGRHDLIPLGYADGIGEIRGVRSVHGRLWGYYYHPANRANYTIMVPEEFSYGDQDIVVGNGVLRSWETRRDPGLYFRTFNGETMVMNVKESFDASSELVTSDLVLMSENAFRRLFGMGEGLFTDLAVIIRNPAEYEVIAEKIVTLFPDTRPILRDEIERTYASLFDWRSGYAVILLIGAGMAFFIFAWDKATGLSDEEKKEIGILKALGWDTGDVLAVKFWEGVVISLTAFFIGVIVAYMHVFLLSAPLFSHAFKGWSVLYPEFTLAPSIDAYQLAILFCLTVLPYTVITVIPTWRVSVTEPDSVMKQI, from the coding sequence ATGCGATGGCTTGAGAGGCAGAGAAACTTTTTGGAATTCACGCTGTCCTCACTCTTGAGGAGGAAGTGGAAGAACGCCTCCCTGGCGCTGGTGTACGCGCTGATCGTGTTTCTCCTGTCCTCGGTCGTGTTCCTGGCCAACGCACTCCGAAAGGAAGCGTTGTCACTGTTGAAAGACGCTCCGGAGATGATTGTTCAGCGGATGGTGGCCGGCAGGCACGATCTGATCCCTCTGGGCTACGCGGACGGTATAGGTGAGATTCGAGGGGTCCGTTCCGTGCACGGCAGGTTGTGGGGATACTACTATCATCCCGCGAATCGGGCGAACTACACCATCATGGTTCCCGAAGAATTCAGCTATGGAGACCAGGATATCGTTGTGGGAAACGGGGTGCTCCGGAGTTGGGAAACTCGCCGAGATCCGGGGCTCTACTTCAGGACCTTCAACGGGGAAACGATGGTCATGAACGTAAAGGAATCGTTTGACGCATCCAGCGAGTTGGTCACGAGCGATCTGGTCCTCATGTCGGAAAACGCGTTTCGGCGCCTGTTCGGGATGGGTGAAGGCTTGTTCACCGACCTGGCGGTAATCATTCGAAATCCGGCCGAGTATGAAGTAATCGCAGAGAAAATCGTCACTCTTTTTCCCGATACCCGCCCCATTCTCAGGGATGAGATCGAACGTACCTACGCCTCCTTGTTTGACTGGCGAAGCGGGTACGCCGTCATTCTCCTCATAGGCGCGGGCATGGCCTTCTTTATTTTTGCATGGGATAAGGCCACCGGGCTCAGCGACGAAGAGAAGAAGGAAATCGGCATCCTGAAGGCCCTGGGCTGGGATACGGGAGATGTGTTGGCCGTGAAGTTCTGGGAAGGCGTGGTCATTTCGCTCACCGCCTTTTTCATCGGCGTCATTGTGGCCTATATGCATGTGTTCCTTCTATCGGCTCCGCTTTTCTCTCATGCATTCAAGGGCTGGTCCGTTCTCTATCCCGAATTCACGCTCGCGCCTTCCATCGATGCGTATCAGCTTGCCATATTGTTCTGCCTGACGGTGCTCCCGTACACGGTGATTACCGTCATTCCCACGTGGCGGGTGTCGGTGACCGAACCCGATAGTGTGATGAAACAGATATAA
- a CDS encoding nitrous oxide reductase accessory protein NosL: MLFLVCLCLSAAASGQSPTDLAPSKPSAKDKCPVCGMFVAKYPDWTAQIVHKDGTRVYFDGAKDLFKYYFNINKYDSKKSRSDVASIWVTEYYDLRLIDGFKAYYVMGSTVYGPMGRELIPQKSKEEADEFMKDHGGNRVLTFDKVTPEMVRKLDE; the protein is encoded by the coding sequence CTTCAGGTCAAAGTCCGACCGACCTCGCGCCGTCCAAGCCGTCCGCTAAAGACAAATGTCCCGTCTGCGGTATGTTTGTGGCCAAGTATCCGGACTGGACGGCTCAGATCGTCCACAAAGACGGTACGCGGGTGTACTTTGACGGAGCCAAGGACCTGTTCAAATATTATTTCAATATCAATAAATACGATTCCAAAAAGAGCCGGAGCGACGTCGCTTCGATCTGGGTAACCGAATACTACGATCTTCGGCTTATCGATGGTTTCAAGGCCTACTATGTGATGGGGAGCACGGTGTACGGACCCATGGGGCGGGAATTGATTCCTCAGAAAAGCAAGGAAGAGGCGGACGAATTCATGAAAGACCATGGGGGCAACCGCGTTCTGACGTTCGACAAAGTGACGCCGGAAATGGTCCGAAAATTAGATGAATGA